The following is a genomic window from Nymphaea colorata isolate Beijing-Zhang1983 chromosome 3, ASM883128v2, whole genome shotgun sequence.
TTCTTGGGGAGGTACTCATAGACAAGGACCTCGGGGTCCTTGTCCTTCCAGTGTTCCAACAGGATCCGGCGGATGGAGCCATGCACACCTCCGGCAAAGAAAGCGAGAGTTGGCCGCTCGGATGGCGGCGGACCTCCAAGTGTTCCGGAGATTTCACCACTCTGGAGGTTGATCTCCGGCAATGTGGCATCTTTCGCCGGCTTGAATCCTTCCGAGGTGTTAGCATTGCATAGAACTCGAATTGAATTGTTGTACAGAAGAGGCGTTGCTTGTGACGTGAGGGGGCCCTGAGTTTAATTAACAACATTCTACGGAATTAACTTGAAACGCATCTCAGGATTAATAGTGTAACGAAAGTTGAAATTCAAATGCTTTCGTTAGTTCGACGACGATGAGAAACAGGGGACGTacaggaaaaaacaaaagaaatttgcCATAGTGAAGCAAGGGAAGAGCAGAGAGTAGAATAGGGCTGTTTCTTCCTCACCCAGTCATGGCAAGAGAGCATGAAATGGTCTTTGCCCAGGTTTCTCTCCCAGTAACCATGTTTCCGGGAGATCACGTTGATATAATCAGCAACGACCAACTTCAACGAGCTGACATTATACGTCAATGGAACGTAAATGTGATGGACCATTTGATAGACGCTGAAGGgaagaaagaatgcatgagCCTCTTCAGGATCGTTTGTTCTAAATGAATTTCCGTTGTCCATCCAATCGATGAACAGACCTTCTGAAGAATACATGCCCTTGCAGGGACCAATGTGTACTAATGACGGTTCACCTTCTTCGTAGACATAAATCTTGAATGTCTTCTCCATCTCAATGTAGCTTctgcaaataagaaaaacaaactttatatttattttgtggAAAAGGATAACCTGATCAAAACAGTATACAGAGAAGATCTATATTGTACAAGGGACAAGTTTTGAGTATGCCGAACATTTGTAAGTTTCCTGGCAATCAGAAATACGTGCCTGTGAAATGCAAATGGGTTCCAATAGATTCTTCCTTTGGGAGTATAGTCTCCATCTCTAATGGATGTCTGGTTCCGATGGAGAGCCACCTCCCTAATGGCAGTTCTCGCCTTCGCTAATGCTGCCTCAAGTTTCTCCAAGTTGCTAGCTTTTCGTCTCTTCTTGGCGCTTTGCATACTAGCGGCCTCTGCAGCCTGAAATAAAACCCAAAGGAGAAGTGTACTGGTATGAATTTCTCACAAGAAAGCAGAAACCGAGCCTTCTCTTGATGCTGTATCAGTACAAATTCTTTAGAAGTATGCTCAACtattttgtttaaactttaaaccaCCATTCTTACTGCCAAATATTCAACATTCTCAGCCAGAACCAAGGTGAATGGGCAAGGTTTGAATGGATGCATGATAAGAAGAGGAGATATAAGATCttaacaacaataatatatgcatgatgcatgcaatCAATGTAAGCAACCGTCTTGATATATCAGCAACATAAATATTGCATGACAATGATTAGAAGTTAACAGTCACGAGTCATGACCATGAACTGAGAATAACATCAAGATACTTCATCAAAATCAGCATAAATTAAGGAAGGAGATTTAGGGTTGTCTCACCGTTTCTGAATTAGAAGTGATCACGTTGGTGAGAGGCTGGGGTGAAGAAGCCTTCATGGAAGAATGAAATAGATGGACCTCGGTTGTAGACTGATCATGATCTCTTCTACGCATACTCGAAGATGGAGGTGAGGAATATGAATgataggaagaagaaaaagacgaCGACGAAGcaggcggtggtggtggtggagattCAGATGAGAGTACTGAAGCTAACCGAGAATCGAAGGACTGAAGCATGGATACAACAGCAACTACAGTCAACAAAGGAAccaaaaatgcaagaaaagagaaagagtacCAGAAGcctgccatctctctctcttgatccGTGttcagttttcctcttcttgGTGTTCCTCTCGTTTTTCCCTTATGGATgttcaaacaagcatggaagGAAGGAGGGTAGCAGGAAAAATAATATGGCGGTATTGAATATTCACACTGACAAGGACCCGCCAAATTCAGAGTCCATGCGCAGTTGCAGAAACGTTTCAGACTTAAGGagcaaaacaaggaaaaactACTACATCATGATGAATTTTTATTCATGATATCAAGAAGTGGGATTGATTGAAGAAATGGCGGCGTTGATATTGCGAAAACTAGTAAAGCTTTAATTTCTCTTCATTATTGCCTAATTAATTTCCTCTATATTAGGGAAAAAGCAGATGATCAGTGGGGCGGTAGGAAATCATGAGCAATTATGTTATCTGCCAAAGCAGCTCCTACGTAAAACAAATTGGGGAGGTGCTCGTCTTGTGTGCAAGTGGAAGTGTTCTTACGCAGTGCTGCAGATCTTTCTCTACAGTTTCTTGAGTTTGTGGCAGCCGCTCATTACAGAGTTTCTGTAATAAGTTCTCCGTGTACTACATAATACAAGTACCGAAAATATGCacaaattttgaacttgtttgcAACATTTCGATAAGTAGAAATTCGAAAATGCATGCCAACTTGGAAAAAAAGTCGATTTATTTCAAACATTGCATTTGAAACTTAAAAGTGAAATTGGCAGATCATATGATATCCTCCACCTGCAAAAAACAGTACTCATCTCTTGCAATCCCTTCAATCTGAAGGCTGGCCCTACACTTGCGGGAAAATGAATTGATGGAGTTAAAGGTGGATTGGCCAGTTTGGTGGGAAATTAGCTCTTTCACTTGCTTGAAAAGGAACGATACCTATGGTATTCATGCATGGCCGCGAAGAGGATGATACTCCTCATCGAAGCTTGACCAATGTATGAAGATGAAAGTGCGACTGTTGCTAGATATGTAACATCATGGTGTCAATGTAGTGATACTGATTGTATCAATATGGGATTGTGTAAACGCGTGGAAAGGAAGACCATGATGATACGATAGTATATCAACTTTCAAGCATGGTCTCTGTGCGTGTATATATAATGCAATAATTTTCACATCATACTTTTAGTTCGATTTTCTTGCTAAATATTATGGTTCAAATTGCATATGCGAGAAGTGAAACGATGACTTGTTCATTTGGCTTTCATTCTTACGTATTGAAATGCTGTGATTCAAAACTTGCTAAATAGGATACATGCATGGATCACATCTATTAAACTGTTTTGATCATTTAATTGGATGATTTTAAGGTTAGAAATATGGGACTTCAATAAAAActtgggtctctctctctctctctttttcctaaAAATTGGGAATGATTTAACTCATTTCCTACATTCATCCCAAGTCAAGAAGAACACTTCAGGGCCAAAGCCAAAAACGCTATACTAGAATTGATGTTAGCAGTTcagacagatttttttttaagtgattCAATCACATCTTTTACTAAAggcaaattaaaaatgaaaatataaagcCTTAATTTGTGCCAGATTGGACCCATTTTGAGCGAACAATTACAATTTCTAACCCAGATAACTAATTTGCTTACTAGTTTATTCCTAACATTGTTCACATAAACCTAATTGCTCGCAAGTGACAACAAACACAGGAAAATAGAAACACACTTTACAAACATCATAAGAAAACTATGCCTCTGCGGTACCTTCTTCCACTGTGACTTTGAGTGTCAATGATCATCCGATTTTGCATTCTTGGCCACTTAATTCCCAAGTAAGATTGCTGGCAGCGTCTTCCTGGTCTGCTTAATTACAAACACTGTATACAAATCATGtactcaataaaaaattttgagtggCCTGAAGGGCACTCTGAGGCCATAAGAAACCACAGCCATGTTGCGAAGCTAATATATATTAatcgaagctggttatgtgcacactcATGTGCGCAAAAAAATTGTGTACAAAGGtgtgcaatgaccaaaatactccCATTATTTGTTCTGTATAAACCTTTCAACAGTAATGTAGtaagattattattattattattattattttctcatcTGAAAGTATAGATTCACGATCTTATGATTAGGATGTCAATGTATCAGATACAGTCCAATATAAAATTTGACTCTCCATCCAAGTAGCTGGATctggtaaaaaagaaaaaaaaacattcacatCCTCAGGATTTTCTCTTGCCAAATCTAACGGATTCCCATTTTTTATACGTAAATTCATCTCCGATCTGGATACAGAAAACTTTGGATATGGTTATCTATGATCAACTTTAAGTCCAAGCGATATCCGATTAGTCAGATATCCATAGTTGATTCAGGTCCAATTGTTGATGTCCTTACTTAATATTGCCCACGTTGAAGCTTATGTGGGTGCAGGGGTAGAGCTATAAATTTCTAGTTAAGGGGCACTagtaatatattttaaatttttgaggGACATCAACATGTAGatgtacaaaagaaaaattgttctGAGGTGTCAATATAAAGATAAGTATTTTTTatatcatttgaaaatgttGGAGTCTAGCAAATCTAAGGGAGTTAAAAGGGTTTTTTCACATGAATTGTTGAAGAAAGTTAATTACTCATCAAGTGCATGTTGAAAGCGAGGTCGCCAAAATTAATCCGAATAAGAACTAgttatattcaaatcaaataaaaaaatttaatttgatccAGTACACAGCCAATCTAGTGTAGACTTGTCacatatttcattgatttttattaatttttcacttttaaTTGTTTCTTAGTGTACTTATATTTGTTCAATTTAACTTAAATTTGATCTAAAAacatttgattcaattaaaaaatggtTTAATATTTGACCATGATTTGATCAATGAGTTGGACTGATCACCTATACCGTCTAGAACTTATTTTAACATCTTGAAAGCATGCCCATATATAGAGCCTGGTTGAACacatattagaaaaaaaattggtataTTGATTAGCTCCCATGTAACTCCATTTTAAGGTTGATGAATTATTGGTTataataatgcaaaaaaaaaaaaaaaccaaaacaaaaggaaggtaGCCCTTTCAGAATATGCATGACATAATGCCAAAGAACAAAGGCGGAACCAGAAGGTTAAggggcactagttataaaattttaaatttttagtatGCAGTatgcaccaatatgtaaatgataAAAGGTATCCTAAAGTATCAATAAGAAAATATGCAATCTTTTACAggtctgtgtgggcagttgcccatacaGTGgccacacctgcctctgcctGCCAAAGCaattaattaaatgaaaataatcgGCTGGTAAGAATCTCAAACTGGCTCTTTATGAGATCCAGATTGAAGAATACACATCTACTTCAACAAGTTATAAACTTCATTCATCGCAAAGTATGAGTATGCACTAATTCAATAAGAGGTGTACTAATCAACAAGCTTATCAGTAGTCGATCCTTACTAACTTTAATTTCCACAGATGTGGTAGTAGAAGCAGATAGTTTTGATCCTTGAGAATTCATCAGACGAGAAAAAGGGCAAACACGAAGCACACTATATAACAATGACGTGGTCGATCGGTGCTTGACCTACAGCTTCTAGCCTCTATGATTTGAAGCTTTTATTCCTTTAATAATTAAAGCATCTCCACCGTCTGCAATTACAAGCTATCAATATCTGCAACGACCCAACACCTTCTTTCTTGGTTCACATCATAGCTACAACTTACATCTATCGTTTTCGCTTAAATGGTGATGTTTTTGTACCAGTACAAACAGACGACAAAGTTGGctttttttttacagaaaaaattaaaaaaactttgaggaattttaaaacaattaatcttctagcaagaaaaaagaagtggccaaattcttaaaaataaaatgtaaaaatacgaaaataaaaaatctggtGACTgatgaaaaaagtgaagaaatatgaaaaattaaaaaaaaaacacgtttttttgtgttgttttcaAAAGGATGTGCTATTTCGCATTTTATTCCGCTCAacattttaaatgcattttttttatattaatacgCAATTTCTGTTTACAATGAATTATTTATGTGATGGATTTTTTGTTATCACTGATAGTGGTTCCGTCTTTCAGATATTGTATCCTATGTGTTATAAACAATTAGGATCTGATCtcaaatccacttttttttttttacaacagaATTTTCTGCTACGATAATTTGGAATCCAGATGGACTTAAGACCCTATCAACCCTACCCTGATCTAGCTACAAGCAAAATAttggaggttttttttttttaataatgcgAGGTATTCTATCCCTAATGAAGTAATTAATCGTTGAGGAATTACACTATGTTATTGCAACGAGAGGATGCAAGAACTAATGTTCAATAAGTTTTACAATGAAGAGCTCATACAAGCTAAGTTTTCTTGAAGACATTTTCTTACTATCATATGGGGATTCCCTTGGTAGTTAACTATTCCCCATATCACAATATCTATAAGTGGTTAGATCCACCACTTAAGAGTACACTCCCTAAGGGTCATCAAATGAAAATATGAGGTCTGACTTCAATAATGAAAATACGTAGCATATTGTTTTATAAGGCTGTTCATTTTGGGCCAACTTGTCCAATGATAATACATTGTCATCAATcttgaagaaggaaagaggaggaTATATTAATTTCTGTAAtacaatgttttatgaatctgccctaataTTTGGGTAGATACATGAAACAACTACATACCGTCATTGTTGCCAAACGACCCTTGGTAAACAGATGTAACCTCTATAATTTATCATGTCAATTGGTCCAATATTATGTTTACAATTTGTCTCGGTTTTCCTAGCAGTGGATTTTGCATTCCACTTGGTGGCACCTACATGCACATTACTGTGTCAATATGGTTGGAGGAGAAAGCACTGAATGGGCTTTGTTAGAGTAGTGCAACCTTTTTAGCTCCTAATTTTGGTTCAAATTCTCCTCATGAAGTTGGTtatggtagggctgcacaatgagctGAGACAACTctggctcgactcgaactcacttgaaaaaacttggctcatgttcaactcgtttataaatgagctgagtttgagcttacaaagatactcaaaacaataaatgagtcgagttagAGTTTCAAGAACTAGACTAGATTCACAAACCgatactctatataatattgtcaaaacttATTCACCgaatcactggttttaacttttagggcaaaaacaaattttcacaagttacatgagttaatgcTTCATGAGTTAaacgcttacacgagttaacacctaaacgagttaaatgggttaaataagtcaagttcaagctcgagcttgagctcactaagcaagctcgaactcgactcggctcttGTGCAGCCCGAGATCAGGGGATCCAAGGCCAATTAATTGTTCCTCTGAAGAATACAACTTGAGAATAGGTGCCTCTTCTATGATTCTCTTTGAGATAGGGAAGACCACCTTTTGAGATAAATATAAAGGTCCCTTCTCTTCCATGATGCTGATCTCTGAGCTAGGGATGAAGTTTGAGTTGAAAGTTTGTGATTGGGATGAGGAAAAGAGAGGAAGTTGGGGACATTCGTTTGATTCTGTGCTGTAGGAATCAGATTGAATCAACTAAGGACAATTTGATGCGAGTCATAAATGTTCATGGTGGTGAAGAATCACTTCAGTGATTCTACCAATCGGGGTTTCAAATACTAACAAAATGATGCTCGTGTGATAAAGTTTAAACTCTTGCTGCTGCCCCATTTTTTCACTTATGAAATTTAGATTCTTGCTGTTTTAGAAACTCAAATTAAAAACCTGAACTTTATCGCTTtgtttctcaaaattttattggattttctttgtttttcccacTTTAATTATGTACTTTTGTGATTAatttacctttttatcatatCATTTCTTAATTGTAATAAGAACCAATTTGATTCTCATATATAATTCCAATTACATGTGGTTCAACCTATTCATTGCTTTTTTGCTAaccaaacaaaatttaaaaacgaaGTTTGGGGATATTGATTTAATCAATTAGCTCGATTAGGGTTAAGGCATTGAATTccatttcttcatatagagtcTTCACTATGCTTAATTAGCAAGCTTGAGCACGCAGACACACATTTTCCTAAAAACATCGATTATATATACCGagattattgaaaagaaattatggaaaggaaaagatttaATGGGAAGGAAATGATCAATTTgaattgtatgccattatccATAAAAAAATCTATGTCATTTTCTATACAAAAAATTGCAATTAGATGTTATTATCCATAcaaaaaattgtatgtcatttttCATATCAATGAATGGAAAGGAACATATCAATTGCAATTAGATGTCATTATCCATACAAAAAATGAGATGTCATTATTCatacaaaaaattgtatatACCATTAGTGTTATGGTTATATGCAGATGTCTGATGCCTGTACATTCTTGTAGGAAAACACCcttccacatttttttgtgcaCACATACTCAGTGCTCCTGATATGCCAAAAGTAAAGCCCCTCTATAAAGACCAAAAATATGGGATTTGGGAAGTGAAAGAGGTAAATTCACCAAGATATACATTCATTCAGATATAGCAAAATACCCCAAGTTCtttttggtgcatatttgttgcgaAGTATTACATGCAACTTGCAGAGCTAGGGCCAAGGGCCATGGCTCCCCCTTCCCTactgaaaaattaaatgttatatattaaaattttcaacattgTTAGTTTGATccctcaaacttttgaaaaaaaaaattcaaaaattttattttacagaCACAAGTTTTGTTATTTACTTGGTCTTGTACTCTTATTTAATTACTTCAATTTTGATATTCGTTTAGAAACAATGGGAAAGATATATCGGCCCTCCTCCACGGATTCGAGGGAAGTTGTGGCGCTGTAACCAGCCGAGGGCAATTCAGAAACATAAGGTATCATTCCTGGAATTTCAACAAAGGTTGGGCTCTTTTGAAAATTCGACCTTTTTGTTTTCCCATTCTAAAATAGCAGTTGCCTGACACACTCTTATAGTGAACTATCACTGCTTAGCTGCCACACAGACCTGAGCATGATTAAGTAAACTCTTATGGCAGTAAGGCTGCCAAAGTATGAattccacagagagagagagatgttataTAATATAATTGCCCATTATTAGAGTAACTGCGAACAGAACAACAGAAAGCAACCAAAGTTATGAAACACtatcaaataatcgagttgctGTCATCATCATGTGGTGTAATATCATCTGAATTAGTTGTACAAGAACATGCAATAGTTAAATGTAATAATGAATGTCAGGGCTCTGCTACGTCCTAAAGCCATTTGGTTTCTACtttatcttagtttttttttagaagAATAATTAGCTCTTTTGTTGACAAATTCACATCCGATTAATTTTTTTGGCTAAGTGTTCTAAATTACTTCCTTCGGGTTAAAAATATCAACTAGaatgttttctctttcactaaattaataacacaactagtatcatatttaaaaatagaACGAAAGGAATTAGTTGATAAAATGATATGTAACTGTCCAATTTGGGACAATACAAGGGGCGGGGTCAGTTGGCAGTCAGTCTCCATTTTAAACTCccttaaaagagaaaagagaggtAGGAGGAAGTAGGGAGCAGCGACAccaatatgcaagttaaagtaTGATAGTAGCATCACCCGGTCACCAGAAAATAATATGTAATTGATTGTAAACTACTTCTAACAATGCCAAGCTGCCAATTAACCATGGTTAGAGTGAAGAAATAATTAGATGAGTTCTTCTTAGAAGTAGGAATACTAATTAGGAAAAGCTTCActgtaacaacaaattaagcACAGTTTCGTTTGTTGATTGTCTATAAGTCATaatgaaattggaaaaagcTCCTCATGATATATGTTAACGTCCCCCACGTTGGAAAGGCGATGAATGATCGATCGATTACTTTTGAAAAGCATCGGCACCATGGTCGCAATCGCTGCTGCTGCAATATGGCCATGTGAAGGTGCCAACCAACTGTAATAAAGGGGAACAGATACAGAGGGAGAGGGTCGGTTTTGTTCAAGACAatgcataaaaaaggaaaggcTGACGACGCGCTGACAAATCTTTCAAACACAAGAAGCCATCCACTAGGCCATGCTGAATGCTGCTGATAACTGAAGACTTGCTCCCCCCCGGtcttaaagcaagaaaagagtGCCAAAGGGATATGGGGGGAGCTCTCATTATGAGGGCGTGTGGGTCACATGCAGCCGCTTGATGCCTCTCTGCATGCTTTCCACCATCTCTACATGTCCAATTCTCGTCCATCCGACCTcatccccctttctctctctctctctctctctctttcttttatatatatatatatatatatatatatatatatatatatatatatataatacatcaAATTATATATGACACAACAAATTAGTCATTACATGTACAAGAAATCTAGGCCTCACATCCACACCTCATATGGTTGTTTCTTTTTGATGAGGTTGATCGGATTTCTGGAATGGCCGGCACCAATGGCGATCGAGTTCCAGACAGCCATGGATGTTCACCCATACTGGACGGCCAAATTTATGGATTATATGTGCGTCCGTGTGTGTCTTTCTTCTATAAAGAGCACGGGAAGTCTGGATCGAGAGAGGAGCAGTACCAACTTGTCCAGATTGGGGTGTTTTGAGTTGGAGCGAGGCGTTTTGAACCCAAACTTCAGGCTACAAATCGAAAAATCCACTGCTGAAGCACGAGATCTGCATTTCATTATAGAAACTGTTGATATGCAGTGGTCGTAGGTCGAACTACAGATCACCAATTTAAAAACCCCATGGATTTGTGGTAGCATTGGATCTCGATCCAAGTCTATCAAACATAGCCGTGGATCTCCTCAAAAGTTTATAGACTGGTTGGACATTTGTCCACTCAGTCCATGTTGTTGCCAATTTAGTGAAACGATGTTAAAATATATACCAGACCCCGTGCTATAGGGGGACGGGGAATTGGGTAGGGGCTTCGGCCTTCAGCCAGGTGGTGGGTTTTCGGTGCACTCATACAAAAGTGCCTCTTGCCAAAATTTAGCAGGGTctggtagagagagaaagagagagagagagagtattaaATTGTAGTATGCCTGTGTCGTAGCCCAAAAAGGTCTAACATCTTTTCACATGGAGAGCCCAATAATACTCAATTTTATAACAAATAATCGGCCGGCTTTAACCTCACAAGACAAATCATGTGCTTCCATAGACAAGAAACATACATTGCTTCTAACTTTAAGAAAGGGCACGGA
Proteins encoded in this region:
- the LOC116251077 gene encoding probable glycosyltransferase At3g07620 isoform X1, with the translated sequence MAGFWYSFSFLAFLVPLLTVVAVVSMLQSFDSRLASVLSSESPPPPPPASSSSFSSSYHSYSSPPSSSMRRRDHDQSTTEVHLFHSSMKASSPQPLTNVITSNSETAAEAASMQSAKKRRKASNLEKLEAALAKARTAIREVALHRNQTSIRDGDYTPKGRIYWNPFAFHRSYIEMEKTFKIYVYEEGEPSLVHIGPCKGMYSSEGLFIDWMDNGNSFRTNDPEEAHAFFLPFSVYQMVHHIYVPLTYNVSSLKLVVADYINVISRKHGYWERNLGKDHFMLSCHDWGPLTSQATPLLYNNSIRVLCNANTSEGFKPAKDATLPEINLQSGEISGTLGGPPPSERPTLAFFAGGVHGSIRRILLEHWKDKDPEVLVYEYLPKNLSYYDLMRKSRFCLCPSGYEVASPRIVEAIYTECVPVVISKHYVLPFSDVLDWSSFSVKLPVSEIGNLKKILMGISYNRYLTMQRRVKLVQRHFVINRPPRRYDVFHMVVHSIWLRRLNQRPHISLHKEDTGSGV
- the LOC116251077 gene encoding probable glycosyltransferase At5g03795 isoform X3 is translated as MQSAKKRRKASNLEKLEAALAKARTAIREVALHRNQTSIRDGDYTPKGRIYWNPFAFHRSYIEMEKTFKIYVYEEGEPSLVHIGPCKGMYSSEGLFIDWMDNGNSFRTNDPEEAHAFFLPFSVYQMVHHIYVPLTYNVSSLKLVVADYINVISRKHGYWERNLGKDHFMLSCHDWGPLTSQATPLLYNNSIRVLCNANTSEGFKPAKDATLPEINLQSGEISGTLGGPPPSERPTLAFFAGGVHGSIRRILLEHWKDKDPEVLVYEYLPKNLSYYDLMRKSRFCLCPSGYEVASPRIVEAIYTECVPVVISKHYVLPFSDVLDWSSFSVKLPVSEIGNLKKILMGISYNRYLTMQRRVKLVQRHFVINRPPRRYDVFHMVVHSIWLRRLNQRPHISLHKEDTGSGV
- the LOC116251077 gene encoding probable glycosyltransferase At5g03795 isoform X2 — encoded protein: MRRRDHDQSTTEVHLFHSSMKASSPQPLTNVITSNSETAAEAASMQSAKKRRKASNLEKLEAALAKARTAIREVALHRNQTSIRDGDYTPKGRIYWNPFAFHRSYIEMEKTFKIYVYEEGEPSLVHIGPCKGMYSSEGLFIDWMDNGNSFRTNDPEEAHAFFLPFSVYQMVHHIYVPLTYNVSSLKLVVADYINVISRKHGYWERNLGKDHFMLSCHDWGPLTSQATPLLYNNSIRVLCNANTSEGFKPAKDATLPEINLQSGEISGTLGGPPPSERPTLAFFAGGVHGSIRRILLEHWKDKDPEVLVYEYLPKNLSYYDLMRKSRFCLCPSGYEVASPRIVEAIYTECVPVVISKHYVLPFSDVLDWSSFSVKLPVSEIGNLKKILMGISYNRYLTMQRRVKLVQRHFVINRPPRRYDVFHMVVHSIWLRRLNQRPHISLHKEDTGSGV